The following coding sequences lie in one Arachis hypogaea cultivar Tifrunner chromosome 9, arahy.Tifrunner.gnm2.J5K5, whole genome shotgun sequence genomic window:
- the LOC112711180 gene encoding scopoletin 8-hydroxylase, whose amino-acid sequence MAPNFNTSDSLYDFVVKNGNGVKGLIDSGLSEVPERYIQPEEERIKKVKTKRHDVSPIDLSKLRGPDHKKVLDEIVRAAETLGFFQVVNHGIPLELLESLKDSAHRFFNLSPEEKSLFYPGVSPSTKVKYGTSFAPEKEKALEWKDYISMGYTDDHDALQYWPNECKEVALDYLKLSSTMVRDIVEILIENLGVRVEESRIEGIIGMKMVNMNYYPLCPNPDLTVGVGRHSDMGTITVLLQDGIGGLYVKLDEHNNNHNDVEWLEVPPIPGALVINIGDTIQILSNGKYKSAEHRVRTTSTESRVSIPVFIFPKPTEKIGPLEELVKKEGVARYREVMFQDYMNNFFANAHHGKKSLEFAK is encoded by the exons ATGGCTCCAAATTTCAACACTTCGGATTCACTGTATGATTTTGTTGTCAAAAATGGCAATGGTGTAAAAGGCCTAATAGACTCAGGTTTATCAGAGGTGCCAGAAAG GTACATACAACCGGAAGAAGAAAGAATcaagaaagtaaaaacaaaaagacATGATGTTTCACCAATTGACCTATCAAAACTTAGGGGTCCAGATCACAAGAAAGTGTTGGATGAAATTGTTAGAGCAGCTGAGACACTTGGATTTTTTCAAGTGGTGAATCATGGTATCCCTTTGGAGTTGCTGGAATCTCTCAAAGATTCAGCTCACAGGTTCTTCAACTTGTCACCTGAGGAGAAATCTCTATTTTACCCTGGGGTGAGTCCAAGTACAAAAGTGAAATATGGAACAAGTTTTGCAcctgagaaagaaaaagcattAGAATGGAAAGATTATATTAGTATGGGATATACTGATGATCATGACGCTCTCCAATATTGGCCTAATGAATGCAA GGAAGTTGCACTGGATTATTTAAAGTTATCAAGCACGATGGTAAGGGACATAGTAGAAATCTTGATAGAGAACCTTGGAGTGAGAGTAGAAGAGTCAAGAATTGAGGGTATTATTGGAATGAAGATGGTTAACATGAACTATTACCCATTATGCCCAAATCCAGATCTCACTGTTGGAGTAGGGCGCCACTCAGACATGGGAACCATCACTGTACTTCTCCAAGATGGCATTGGTGGTTTATATGTCAAACTTGATGaacataataataatcataatgatGTAGAGTGGCTTGAAGTTCCACCAATTCCTGGTGCTCTAGTCATCAACATTGGAGATACTAttcag ATTCTGAGCAATGGAAAGTATAAGAGTGCTGAACACAGAGTAAGGACAACAAGCACTGAATCAAGGGTATCAATTCCAGTGTTTATTTTTCCCAAACCTACCGAGAAGATTGGGCCATTGGAAGAGCTTGTGAAGAAAGAAGGGGTGGCTCGTTATAGGGAAGTTATGTTCCAAGATTACATGAACAACTTCTTTGCCAATGCTCATCATGGAAAGAAGTCCCTTGAGTTTGCAAAATGA